In Prosthecochloris marina, a single window of DNA contains:
- a CDS encoding alkaline phosphatase translates to MMKRFLCSSEMLGGRLTGILVLITMFFTASCSTAGRVQPESVKQAAGIPKYIFYFIGDGMGMAHVKIADAVLEDDQVLWMTTLPVSGMASTHAENRYITGSAAAGTALATGRKTTIGTIAKNGNHSENLKTIAEMSRDNGMRVGIVSSVSIDHATPACFYAHADNRSMYSDIAVQMASSGFDYFGGGYARADLEDGKPLGKLITIMQDSGYNVIRGWEALGKAVPGQKYWAFENFDGSGALEYAIDRAPDDLTLADFTRNGIRLLDNDQGFFLMVEGGKIDWASHANDAATVAHEVVDFDLAIAEALEFYHEHPAETLIVVTADHECGGLALGYADKAYESDIGLLLSQKLSAQVFAGKVAQWTERKNVSFSMALDSAKVYFGLGNVQLDSALVLTSEEKMALRQAYTASMTGQNVGQKYGEGDPLTVSLTKLLNHKAGIGWTTGKHTALPVPVFAIGQGAREFCGIYDNTDIAKKIIKVAELQP, encoded by the coding sequence ATGATGAAACGATTTCTCTGCTCGTCGGAAATGTTGGGGGGGCGGTTGACTGGCATACTGGTTCTCATCACCATGTTCTTTACAGCTTCCTGCAGTACGGCAGGCAGGGTGCAGCCGGAGAGTGTGAAACAAGCCGCCGGTATTCCCAAATATATTTTTTATTTCATCGGTGACGGTATGGGAATGGCGCATGTCAAGATAGCCGATGCCGTTCTTGAAGATGATCAGGTGCTTTGGATGACTACCTTGCCTGTTTCGGGAATGGCTTCGACTCATGCGGAAAACCGCTACATCACCGGTTCGGCAGCAGCAGGAACCGCTCTCGCAACAGGGCGCAAAACCACGATCGGCACGATAGCGAAAAACGGAAACCACTCAGAGAACCTGAAAACCATTGCTGAGATGTCGAGAGATAATGGGATGCGGGTTGGGATAGTTTCAAGCGTCAGCATCGACCATGCAACACCTGCTTGTTTTTATGCCCATGCAGACAACAGAAGCATGTATTCCGACATTGCCGTTCAGATGGCATCGAGCGGTTTTGATTATTTTGGAGGGGGGTACGCCCGTGCAGATCTTGAAGACGGAAAGCCGCTCGGCAAGCTGATCACAATCATGCAGGACAGCGGTTATAACGTTATCCGAGGGTGGGAAGCTCTCGGCAAGGCGGTGCCAGGCCAAAAATACTGGGCATTCGAGAACTTCGATGGATCGGGTGCCCTCGAGTATGCCATTGACAGGGCTCCCGATGACCTCACACTTGCTGATTTCACAAGAAATGGCATCAGGCTTCTGGACAACGACCAGGGCTTTTTCCTAATGGTCGAGGGGGGGAAGATAGATTGGGCGAGCCATGCCAACGATGCCGCTACCGTGGCCCATGAAGTTGTTGATTTTGACCTGGCAATAGCAGAAGCTCTCGAGTTTTATCATGAGCATCCCGCAGAAACGCTGATCGTGGTTACAGCGGATCATGAATGCGGTGGTCTGGCTCTCGGATATGCTGATAAGGCATATGAGAGCGATATCGGTCTTCTGCTCAGTCAGAAACTTTCCGCGCAGGTTTTTGCCGGCAAGGTTGCCCAATGGACTGAGAGGAAAAACGTCAGTTTTTCAATGGCTCTCGACAGCGCCAAAGTGTATTTCGGTCTTGGCAATGTGCAGCTTGATTCGGCACTTGTCTTGACCTCCGAGGAAAAAATGGCTCTGAGGCAGGCCTATACTGCGAGTATGACCGGTCAAAACGTTGGTCAAAAATATGGTGAAGGGGACCCATTGACCGTATCGCTTACGAAGCTGCTGAACCACAAAGCCGGTATCGGGTGGACAACCGGAAAGCATACGGCTCTGCCGGTACCGGTTTTCGCTATTGGCCAAGGTGCCCGTGAGTTTTGCGGGATTTATGACAATACGGATATTGCAAAGAAGATTATCAAAGTTGCCGAACTCCAGCCTTGA
- a CDS encoding dihydroorotate dehydrogenase-like protein, with the protein MADVSTAYMGLKLTNPLIVGSSGMTESVESVCKAAEAGAGAVVLKSLFEEQIHHESGYTIQTNEQLYYYAQAEDYIHSYTRGNDLKHYLDLISGCKGAVDIPVIASINCVSASEWTEFASQIQRAGADGLELNIFLLPSDPRKDGGQNEQVYLDVLEKVTRQVSIPVAAKISYYFSGLANMVGKIAATGTKGLVMFNRFFSPDIDIETFDVKSSHVFSSPEELAISLRWVAMLSSRTPCDIAASTGIHNGEALIKQLLAGAKAGQIASVLYRKGYAAIGTMLQELHDYMERHGFSSLDEVVGKMSLGRADNPAAYERVQFMKYFSGIS; encoded by the coding sequence ATGGCTGATGTATCGACGGCATATATGGGGTTGAAGCTGACGAACCCTTTGATTGTAGGTAGTTCAGGTATGACGGAATCGGTTGAAAGTGTCTGTAAGGCAGCTGAGGCCGGTGCAGGTGCGGTTGTGTTGAAATCGCTTTTCGAGGAACAGATTCATCATGAATCGGGATACACCATCCAGACCAATGAACAGCTGTATTATTACGCTCAGGCCGAAGACTACATTCACAGCTATACCCGCGGGAACGATCTCAAGCACTATCTCGATCTTATAAGCGGGTGCAAGGGGGCCGTAGATATTCCTGTCATTGCAAGCATCAACTGTGTCTCCGCATCGGAATGGACGGAGTTTGCTTCCCAAATACAGAGGGCTGGAGCTGACGGGCTCGAACTCAACATTTTCCTGCTTCCTTCGGATCCTCGCAAGGACGGTGGGCAGAACGAGCAGGTGTATCTCGATGTGCTCGAAAAAGTAACAAGGCAGGTCAGTATTCCGGTTGCAGCTAAAATAAGCTATTATTTTTCCGGGCTTGCCAACATGGTAGGAAAAATTGCCGCTACCGGTACGAAAGGGCTCGTGATGTTCAACAGGTTCTTTTCTCCCGATATCGACATTGAAACATTCGATGTGAAAAGTTCGCATGTTTTCAGTTCCCCGGAAGAGCTTGCGATTTCACTACGCTGGGTGGCTATGCTTTCTTCCAGAACTCCCTGTGATATAGCCGCTTCGACAGGAATTCATAATGGAGAAGCTTTGATAAAACAGCTTCTTGCCGGAGCAAAAGCCGGCCAGATCGCCTCGGTGCTGTACCGGAAAGGATACGCTGCAATCGGTACGATGCTTCAAGAGTTGCATGACTACATGGAACGGCACGGTTTCTCATCTCTCGACGAGGTTGTCGGCAAGATGAGCCTCGGGAGAGCAGACAACCCTGCGGCCTATGAGCGGGTACAGTTCATGAAATATTTCAGCGGAATATCGTGA